One window from the genome of Williamwhitmania sp. encodes:
- a CDS encoding polyprenyl synthetase family protein — protein sequence MSGINSIKEPVKKELEEFEVFFRGQAQSPYKSLDFILTYIVRHKGKQLRPLFVFLSAKLIGEVTQSTHVAATMIELLHTATLIHDDVVDEAYERRGFWSVNALWRSKIAVLVGDFILSKGLMVAVEHKEYEMLETMSNAVKEMSEGELFQIEKSRKMDITEDDYYNIIRKKTATLIAACTSSGARSAGADKATVAKLYEIGILLGMAFQIKDDLFDFQPSALTGKPSGNDIKEKKLTLPLIFALNNGSKKEREEIISLIKKLKGKRQEVDKIIAFVEQKGGITYAEQKMVECKNNAITLLHKIPENPSRQALEALAHYIVSRKS from the coding sequence ATGAGTGGCATTAATTCGATAAAAGAACCGGTAAAAAAAGAACTTGAGGAGTTCGAGGTTTTCTTCCGAGGTCAGGCACAATCGCCCTACAAATCCCTCGACTTCATTTTAACCTACATTGTCAGGCACAAAGGAAAGCAGCTGCGGCCTCTTTTTGTATTCCTTTCGGCCAAGCTGATTGGCGAAGTTACGCAATCGACCCACGTTGCCGCCACCATGATTGAGCTATTGCATACTGCCACCCTAATTCACGACGACGTGGTAGACGAGGCGTACGAGCGACGCGGATTCTGGTCTGTAAATGCACTGTGGCGGTCAAAAATTGCCGTATTGGTGGGCGATTTTATTCTGTCTAAAGGACTTATGGTTGCCGTGGAGCACAAGGAGTATGAAATGCTGGAAACCATGTCGAATGCAGTGAAGGAAATGTCTGAAGGGGAGCTTTTCCAGATTGAAAAGAGCCGCAAAATGGATATCACCGAGGACGATTACTACAACATTATCCGAAAGAAAACGGCAACTCTCATTGCGGCGTGCACCAGTAGCGGTGCTCGCTCTGCCGGTGCAGATAAGGCAACCGTAGCAAAACTCTACGAAATCGGTATTCTTTTGGGTATGGCATTTCAAATAAAAGATGACCTATTCGACTTTCAGCCTTCAGCTCTCACCGGAAAACCATCGGGTAACGACATCAAGGAAAAGAAATTAACGCTACCGCTTATTTTCGCCCTTAACAATGGTTCAAAAAAGGAGCGTGAAGAGATAATCTCGCTGATAAAAAAACTAAAGGGTAAACGACAAGAAGTAGATAAAATCATTGCTTTTGTTGAGCAAAAAGGGGGAATAACGTATGCTGAACAAAAAATGGTTGAGTGCAAAAACAACGCCATTACCCTGCTACACAAAATTCCGGAAAACCCATCAAGGCAAGCCCTTGAGGCGCTTGCACACTATATCGTAAGTCGGAAAAGTTAA
- the deoC gene encoding deoxyribose-phosphate aldolase, producing the protein MNAEYLNYNREVNPAEVDALISDIKKRVSKEKSESDLRTCLSLIDLTSLNSTDPITKGGSMAKKVSEFSAHYPNIDNVAAICVYPPLVKAVRDNLTDKKVQIAAVGAGFPSSQTFIEVKVDECVRTVKAGADEIDIVISLGTFLSGDHQVVFDEIATIKKSLGKAHLKVILETGALPDYEAIRLASLISMEAGADFIKTSTGKMEPAATLEAAVVMCMAIKDFYAKHGKKIGFKPAGGMVSPEDALGYLLVVRRILGEEWINPSLFRLGASRLANNLLTEITGKQVNYF; encoded by the coding sequence ATGAATGCTGAATACTTAAACTATAATCGGGAGGTGAACCCTGCCGAGGTGGATGCGCTCATTTCCGACATTAAAAAGCGTGTTTCTAAGGAAAAATCGGAAAGCGACTTACGCACCTGCTTGAGTCTTATCGACCTTACCTCACTTAACTCCACCGACCCAATAACCAAGGGAGGTAGCATGGCCAAAAAGGTAAGCGAATTCTCTGCTCACTATCCTAATATTGACAACGTGGCAGCTATTTGCGTCTACCCTCCTTTAGTAAAGGCCGTAAGGGATAATTTAACCGACAAAAAAGTCCAAATTGCAGCTGTTGGCGCAGGATTTCCCTCTTCTCAAACCTTTATTGAGGTTAAGGTTGACGAATGTGTTAGAACTGTTAAGGCAGGGGCCGACGAAATCGATATAGTTATTTCTTTGGGAACTTTTCTTAGCGGAGATCATCAGGTTGTTTTCGACGAAATTGCTACGATAAAAAAGAGCCTAGGGAAAGCTCATCTTAAGGTTATCTTAGAAACTGGTGCACTTCCTGATTATGAAGCAATCCGCTTGGCAAGTTTGATTTCGATGGAGGCCGGTGCCGATTTCATTAAAACCTCTACGGGTAAAATGGAACCTGCAGCCACTCTTGAGGCAGCAGTTGTGATGTGTATGGCTATTAAAGACTTTTATGCGAAGCATGGGAAAAAAATTGGATTTAAACCCGCCGGCGGAATGGTTTCCCCAGAAGATGCTCTTGGCTATCTCTTGGTTGTGAGACGAATTCTTGGTGAGGAGTGGATTAATCCGTCATTATTCCGCTTAGGCGCAAGTCGGTTGGCCAACAACCTACTCACCGAGATCACCGGCAAACAGGTAAATTATTTCTAA
- the pepE gene encoding dipeptidase PepE → MKLLLISNSTMAGQPYLKYPMPVIDNFFGGKIKKVLFFPFAAVTFSYDEYESKVQQRFAEIGIEVESLHRSKNYKKSVNEAEAIVVGGGNTFKLLKVIQQHDLIDAVRFRVLDGTPYVGWSAGSNVACPTICTTNDMPIVEPDSLSAFNLIRFQLNPHYIDANPAGHAGETREERIMEFLEMDPDIYVVGLREGSMLRIEDAGIHLLGDKTMRVFKRGKISREVTAEDDLDFLFE, encoded by the coding sequence ATGAAACTCTTACTTATTAGCAATTCAACCATGGCTGGTCAGCCATATTTGAAATATCCGATGCCCGTTATCGACAACTTTTTTGGTGGCAAAATTAAGAAGGTCCTCTTTTTCCCCTTCGCTGCGGTAACATTTTCTTATGACGAGTATGAAAGTAAGGTTCAGCAGCGTTTTGCGGAAATTGGAATTGAGGTTGAGTCATTGCATCGCTCAAAGAACTATAAAAAATCGGTGAACGAAGCAGAGGCAATTGTTGTGGGTGGTGGAAACACGTTTAAATTGCTCAAGGTTATTCAACAGCACGACTTAATTGATGCGGTTCGTTTTCGCGTTCTGGATGGAACACCGTATGTTGGCTGGAGTGCCGGTTCAAATGTTGCATGTCCAACTATATGCACCACCAACGATATGCCTATTGTAGAACCGGACAGCCTTAGCGCGTTTAACCTTATTCGTTTTCAACTGAATCCGCATTATATCGATGCCAACCCGGCAGGACATGCAGGCGAAACTCGGGAAGAGCGAATAATGGAGTTTCTTGAAATGGATCCAGACATCTATGTGGTTGGGCTCCGTGAAGGATCTATGCTAAGGATAGAAGATGCCGGAATACATCTATTGGGCGACAAAACAATGCGCGTATTTAAGCGTGGAAAAATTTCAAGGGAGGTTACTGCCGAGGACGATCTTGACTTCCTTTTTGAGTAA
- a CDS encoding nucleotide pyrophosphohydrolase, translating to MITLQNYQKLVDDWIKEFGVRYFSELTNMALLTEEVGELARVMARQYGDQSFKGDEKDADLGDEMADVLFVLICIANQTGVDLEKAVERNFAKKTERDAQRHKNNKKL from the coding sequence ATGATAACATTGCAGAATTATCAGAAACTCGTTGACGATTGGATCAAAGAGTTTGGCGTGCGATATTTCAGCGAGCTTACCAACATGGCTTTGCTGACTGAGGAGGTGGGTGAGCTCGCACGGGTAATGGCGCGTCAGTATGGCGACCAATCTTTTAAGGGTGACGAGAAGGATGCTGATCTTGGTGATGAAATGGCCGATGTGCTATTTGTGCTCATTTGCATAGCCAATCAAACCGGCGTGGACCTTGAAAAGGCAGTAGAAAGAAACTTTGCTAAGAAGACGGAGCGAGATGCTCAGCGCCATAAAAACAATAAAAAACTGTAA
- a CDS encoding metalloregulator ArsR/SmtB family transcription factor, producing the protein MQHVNELKIEQLEQAANMLKAIAHPMRIAILSFLEDGKKMTVTEIHEKLQIEQSTTSHHLGILKDKGVLCSKREGKNTFYFLKHNNLARILDCVSKCTV; encoded by the coding sequence ATGCAACACGTAAATGAATTGAAAATCGAGCAGCTAGAGCAGGCTGCAAATATGCTTAAAGCCATAGCACATCCTATGCGTATCGCAATCCTTAGTTTTCTGGAAGATGGTAAAAAGATGACGGTTACGGAGATACACGAGAAACTTCAGATAGAGCAATCAACCACCTCTCATCATTTAGGGATTCTAAAGGACAAGGGAGTGCTTTGCTCCAAAAGGGAAGGTAAAAACACTTTCTATTTTCTTAAGCATAATAATCTTGCACGCATACTTGATTGCGTGAGCAAGTGCACCGTATAA
- the dtd gene encoding D-aminoacyl-tRNA deacylase, whose translation MRALLQRVSEASVAANGEIISSIEEGILILLGVEEADTNDDCEWLSSKVANLRIFDDSDGVMNKSIMDVGGDAIVVSQFTLHALTKKGNRPSYIKAARPELAEPIYLTFVEMLEQKIGRSVGLGKFGAHMQVHLVNDGPVTIWIDTKNRE comes from the coding sequence ATGCGAGCATTATTACAAAGAGTGAGCGAGGCTTCGGTGGCGGCTAATGGAGAGATAATTTCTTCAATAGAGGAAGGCATACTGATTCTGTTGGGCGTGGAAGAGGCCGATACGAATGATGATTGCGAGTGGCTTTCCTCAAAAGTTGCAAACCTTCGCATCTTCGATGACAGTGATGGTGTGATGAACAAATCAATAATGGATGTTGGCGGTGATGCAATTGTGGTTAGCCAGTTTACCCTGCATGCTCTTACAAAGAAGGGAAATAGACCGTCATACATAAAAGCCGCCCGACCGGAATTGGCCGAACCTATATATCTTACTTTTGTAGAAATGCTTGAACAGAAAATTGGCAGGAGCGTGGGTTTAGGAAAATTTGGTGCCCATATGCAGGTTCATCTGGTAAACGATGGTCCAGTAACAATATGGATAGACACAAAAAATAGGGAATGA
- a CDS encoding tetratricopeptide repeat protein, which translates to MKKFILLCSTLFVFANLIAQTDSLKKLLSGNIPDTTKISALFELSQIYRDSGGVGMQYVHQALDLATEMDDAKLIGLANHKIGYFHFYKGDFQKAIDSYKQALSVLNPETNARELADVNNDLGLVYKSMGNYDIALSNFIAALDEYTKAAYPKGIGMANNNIGQIYYFQNNFKLAIAYFLKYADFARKSPNKLYLAGAENNIGGAYSEMGNLPKALYHYQFARHIYDSLGSRFGVAILDDNIGSILYKLGDFKLALAKHLSSYQLFKELGMKERMIYSENNLGLDYMGLGRYPQAEKSMKEALSLAIQIGQSESQEVIYESLSTLYLKTKNYSLALDAYKSYTAMKDSISGTETQKQIAEIQTKYESVKKEQELLKQQIQIQNQKRMLLYGGVTLLGFAILSVLLITENQKKRRLFNALLREQRKITESITYASKIQSAVLPPTELIRQHFPNHFIFFKPRDIVSGDFYWFSVNKNRIYFAAVDCTGHGVPGAFMSMLGFTILNQIVSEGPNLTPSQILDKLRLDVKQALHQKGSMNEPHDGMDIALCVFNTSDSTLQFSGAHNPLYLIHQGELVEYAADLMPIGHAGKFESRLFTNHVIQLTKGDLVYLFSDGYVDQFGGLDGQKFKRSLFRKTLLSIHKEPMDVQKRLLGETLDSWKSDNEQVDDILVFGVQL; encoded by the coding sequence ATGAAAAAGTTTATACTCCTATGCTCTACTCTGTTCGTTTTCGCTAATCTGATTGCTCAAACCGACAGCCTAAAAAAATTATTATCAGGCAATATTCCTGACACTACCAAGATAAGTGCTCTTTTTGAATTGTCTCAAATCTACAGGGATAGCGGCGGTGTTGGAATGCAATACGTGCACCAAGCACTTGACCTTGCTACGGAAATGGATGACGCAAAGTTAATTGGCTTGGCCAACCATAAGATTGGATATTTCCATTTTTACAAGGGTGATTTTCAGAAGGCGATAGATAGCTACAAGCAGGCATTATCGGTCTTAAACCCAGAAACCAATGCTAGAGAATTGGCCGATGTTAATAATGATTTAGGATTGGTCTATAAATCTATGGGTAATTACGATATAGCGCTCTCCAACTTTATTGCTGCGTTAGATGAATATACAAAAGCTGCTTATCCGAAGGGAATTGGTATGGCCAACAACAACATTGGGCAGATATACTATTTCCAAAACAACTTTAAGCTTGCCATAGCATACTTTTTAAAGTATGCTGATTTTGCGCGCAAAAGTCCTAATAAGCTCTATTTGGCTGGAGCCGAAAATAACATTGGTGGCGCTTATTCTGAAATGGGGAATTTGCCAAAGGCGCTTTACCACTACCAGTTTGCACGCCACATATACGATTCTTTGGGAAGCCGATTTGGGGTTGCAATCCTTGATGACAATATTGGAAGCATCTTATATAAGCTGGGCGATTTTAAGCTCGCACTTGCAAAACATCTCTCCTCTTACCAATTGTTTAAGGAGTTAGGTATGAAGGAGCGAATGATATATTCAGAAAATAATCTTGGACTCGATTATATGGGATTGGGGAGATACCCGCAAGCCGAGAAATCGATGAAGGAAGCTCTCTCTCTCGCCATTCAAATTGGTCAAAGCGAATCCCAGGAAGTGATTTATGAATCGCTATCAACGCTTTATCTTAAGACCAAGAATTATTCACTCGCGCTTGATGCCTACAAATCATATACGGCGATGAAGGACTCCATAAGCGGGACGGAGACACAAAAACAGATTGCAGAAATACAAACGAAGTATGAGTCGGTTAAGAAGGAGCAGGAGTTGTTGAAACAGCAAATTCAGATTCAAAATCAAAAGCGCATGCTACTTTATGGTGGCGTTACCTTACTTGGATTTGCCATTCTTTCGGTTTTGCTTATAACTGAAAACCAAAAGAAGAGGAGGCTTTTTAATGCACTGTTGCGTGAGCAGCGAAAAATTACCGAAAGCATTACTTACGCTAGTAAGATTCAATCAGCAGTTCTACCTCCAACCGAATTAATAAGGCAACATTTCCCAAACCACTTTATCTTTTTTAAACCACGCGATATTGTAAGTGGCGATTTTTACTGGTTCTCAGTGAACAAGAATAGAATTTATTTTGCCGCAGTTGATTGCACTGGTCATGGCGTTCCGGGTGCCTTCATGAGCATGCTGGGATTTACCATACTCAACCAAATTGTTTCCGAAGGTCCGAATTTAACTCCTTCGCAAATACTCGATAAGCTCCGGTTGGATGTAAAACAGGCTCTTCATCAAAAGGGCAGTATGAATGAACCGCACGACGGAATGGATATTGCCTTATGTGTGTTTAATACCAGTGATTCAACGCTACAGTTCTCCGGAGCCCACAATCCTCTTTATCTCATCCACCAAGGTGAGTTGGTAGAATATGCTGCCGATTTAATGCCCATAGGACATGCCGGTAAGTTTGAATCTCGATTGTTTACAAATCATGTGATTCAACTGACCAAGGGTGACTTAGTTTATCTTTTTTCAGATGGGTATGTTGACCAATTTGGTGGCCTTGATGGGCAAAAATTTAAACGCTCACTCTTTAGAAAAACCTTGCTTTCAATCCACAAGGAACCAATGGATGTGCAGAAACGGCTACTTGGAGAAACCTTAGATTCATGGAAGTCTGACAACGAGCAGGTTGATGATATTTTGGTGTTTGGAGTCCAATTGTAA
- the polA gene encoding DNA polymerase I, with translation MKEKVFLLDAYALIFRSYYAFINRPITNSKGVNTSAIFGFVKTLQELIKKETPTHLAVAFDPAGPTFRGEIYPQYKANRPPAPEDIRASVPYIKQILEAYRIPVVLVPNFEADDVVGTLAKRFGALGYDTYMYTPDKDYIQLVDSNIYLYKPKKSGNEAEILGVPEVCEQHGLSSPAQFIDILALWGDASDNIPGAHGIGEKTATKLIAEYGSAEGVIEHVEELTGRTREIIQSHIDEIILSKKLATIDINVPINLIIDDILVKEPNHDALKHLFEELEFRSMLKDVKDAPSTATKQVLPAQGNLFESEPSGMTSQYHTIKDIKKNYKLVDTAATFEELVTAIQANKTFCFDTETTSLDVFSAELVGIAFSWQKDHGFFLYLPKDKHIRTEWLNRISPIFASESYTKVGQNLKFDTMVLQQSGVAVRGPIFDTMLAHYLIDPESRHGMDFLSERYLNYEPIAIEELIGGKGALQINMSKISPEKVAEYSAEDADVTWQLYLYFKDEIERLGLTKLFYEIELPLVGVLADMETAGVRVDIGALEEFGKDLNSQMILLDDEIKKLAGKSDLNVSSPKQLGYVLFDKLKLGAGSSSAKSTKSKQYSTSEEVLQRMVGEHPIVEKILDFRSLKKLLSSYIESIPKLVNQKTGLIHSNFNQAVTSTGRLSSNNPNLQNIPVRGERGREIRKAFIAENEHSIILSADYSQIELRLMAHLSGDSGLIEAFLAGEDIHAATASKIYGVPVEEVTREMRSHAKTANFGIIYGISSFGLSQRLNIARSDAKALIDGYFASYPKVKEYMENVVVAARTSGFVETLFGRRRYLPDIRSNNQVVRGLAERNAINAPIQGSAADIIKIAMIKIHAEFNRLKLQSKMIMQVHDELVFNVNIAEREQVREIVIAMMQSSASLSVPLIVEVGEGNSWLDAH, from the coding sequence ATGAAAGAAAAAGTTTTTCTTCTTGATGCATATGCCCTGATTTTTCGGTCATACTATGCTTTTATAAATAGGCCAATTACTAATTCGAAAGGAGTTAACACCTCTGCAATATTTGGCTTTGTAAAAACGCTTCAGGAGTTAATTAAGAAGGAAACACCGACGCATCTCGCGGTTGCCTTTGATCCGGCTGGACCAACTTTTAGAGGAGAGATCTACCCACAATACAAGGCAAATAGACCGCCAGCACCAGAAGATATTAGGGCCTCGGTGCCATACATAAAGCAAATATTGGAGGCCTATCGCATCCCCGTTGTCCTTGTTCCAAATTTTGAAGCTGATGATGTTGTTGGTACATTGGCAAAACGATTTGGAGCATTGGGATATGATACCTATATGTATACTCCAGATAAGGATTATATACAATTAGTGGACAGCAATATATACCTATATAAACCAAAGAAATCTGGTAATGAGGCTGAAATATTAGGTGTGCCGGAGGTGTGTGAGCAGCATGGTTTATCTTCCCCTGCACAGTTTATCGATATTCTCGCTTTGTGGGGTGATGCTTCTGACAATATACCTGGTGCACATGGTATTGGGGAGAAGACTGCCACTAAGCTCATTGCAGAGTATGGCTCAGCCGAGGGCGTTATAGAACACGTTGAGGAGTTAACGGGTAGGACTCGGGAAATTATCCAAAGTCATATTGATGAGATCATACTTTCAAAGAAACTTGCTACCATTGATATTAACGTGCCAATAAACTTAATCATTGATGATATTTTGGTGAAGGAACCCAATCACGATGCATTAAAGCACCTTTTTGAAGAGCTTGAATTTCGTTCAATGTTGAAGGATGTGAAGGATGCGCCTTCAACCGCTACCAAGCAAGTTCTTCCAGCTCAAGGAAACTTGTTTGAAAGCGAGCCAAGTGGCATGACATCTCAATATCATACCATTAAGGATATAAAGAAAAATTATAAGTTGGTTGATACTGCTGCGACCTTTGAAGAGCTTGTTACCGCCATCCAAGCAAACAAGACTTTTTGTTTCGACACCGAAACAACTAGCCTCGATGTTTTCTCAGCGGAACTTGTTGGTATTGCTTTTAGCTGGCAAAAGGATCATGGATTTTTTCTCTATCTCCCCAAGGATAAGCATATCCGCACCGAGTGGTTGAATAGGATATCTCCAATATTTGCATCGGAAAGCTACACCAAGGTTGGTCAGAATTTGAAGTTTGATACCATGGTGTTGCAGCAGAGCGGAGTGGCTGTTCGAGGACCAATTTTCGATACCATGTTGGCTCACTATCTTATCGATCCAGAGTCTCGTCATGGAATGGACTTTCTGAGTGAGCGATACCTGAATTATGAGCCAATTGCAATAGAGGAACTTATTGGAGGAAAGGGTGCTTTACAGATTAATATGTCAAAAATTTCACCTGAGAAGGTGGCTGAATACTCTGCGGAGGATGCTGATGTTACATGGCAGCTGTACCTTTACTTTAAGGATGAAATTGAGCGCCTTGGTTTAACAAAACTTTTTTATGAGATTGAGTTGCCACTCGTAGGTGTACTTGCCGACATGGAGACCGCGGGTGTTCGAGTTGATATCGGTGCTCTTGAAGAATTTGGCAAGGATTTGAATAGTCAGATGATCTTGTTGGATGATGAGATAAAAAAGTTGGCAGGTAAGTCCGATCTTAATGTAAGTTCACCAAAGCAGTTGGGCTATGTACTTTTTGATAAGCTGAAACTTGGTGCTGGTTCAAGTTCTGCTAAAAGCACAAAAAGCAAGCAGTATTCAACTAGTGAAGAAGTTCTTCAACGTATGGTTGGCGAGCACCCTATTGTGGAAAAAATTCTTGATTTCCGATCCTTAAAGAAGCTTCTCTCGTCCTACATAGAGTCGATCCCAAAACTTGTTAATCAAAAAACAGGATTAATTCACAGCAACTTTAATCAAGCCGTTACTTCAACAGGGAGGCTAAGTTCGAATAACCCTAATCTCCAAAACATCCCAGTGAGAGGAGAGCGGGGACGGGAAATTCGTAAAGCATTTATTGCAGAAAATGAGCACTCCATTATTTTGTCTGCTGATTATTCCCAGATTGAACTTCGGTTAATGGCTCACCTTTCGGGCGACAGCGGACTGATTGAGGCATTTTTGGCTGGAGAAGATATTCATGCTGCCACGGCTTCTAAAATATACGGTGTGCCCGTTGAAGAGGTAACTCGCGAAATGCGATCGCATGCCAAAACTGCAAATTTTGGCATTATCTATGGTATATCATCCTTTGGTTTGAGCCAGCGGCTAAATATTGCAAGGAGTGACGCCAAGGCGTTAATCGACGGATACTTTGCTTCCTATCCAAAGGTAAAAGAATACATGGAAAACGTTGTTGTTGCTGCCCGTACAAGTGGTTTTGTTGAAACACTTTTTGGAAGAAGGCGTTACCTTCCCGATATCAGATCAAATAATCAGGTGGTTAGGGGCCTTGCTGAGCGCAACGCCATTAATGCACCAATTCAAGGCTCTGCTGCCGATATAATAAAGATTGCCATGATCAAGATTCATGCTGAATTTAATAGGCTTAAATTGCAGAGTAAAATGATAATGCAGGTGCATGATGAGCTTGTTTTTAATGTTAATATTGCTGAACGAGAGCAGGTTCGAGAAATAGTTATTGCTATGATGCAAAGTTCCGCAAGCCTTTCTGTTCCTTTGATTGTTGAGGTTGGCGAGGGTAATAGTTGGCTCGACGCTCACTAG
- a CDS encoding 6-carboxytetrahydropterin synthase, which yields MAQIRLTKEFSFEMAHFLTGYDGSCSNIHGHSYRLFVTVIGQPIEDTANPKLGMVMDFGMLKSVVNKRIVSRLDHALLMNNNEESKGLIPILKDRFKKVDAVDFQPTCENLLLHFVDQIQTELPDGITLHHLKLYETATSYAEWYNEDNK from the coding sequence ATGGCACAGATTCGACTTACAAAGGAGTTTTCATTTGAAATGGCCCATTTTCTCACGGGCTATGATGGTTCTTGCAGTAATATTCACGGTCACTCTTACCGACTTTTTGTTACGGTTATTGGCCAACCAATTGAAGATACTGCTAATCCCAAGCTGGGAATGGTGATGGATTTTGGGATGCTCAAGAGTGTTGTAAACAAACGAATTGTAAGCCGACTCGACCATGCATTGCTAATGAACAACAACGAAGAGTCTAAGGGATTGATCCCAATTCTTAAAGATCGGTTTAAAAAAGTTGACGCCGTTGATTTTCAACCCACCTGCGAAAACTTACTTCTTCACTTTGTTGATCAAATTCAAACCGAGTTGCCGGATGGGATAACGCTTCATCATCTTAAACTTTATGAAACTGCAACTTCATATGCCGAATGGTACAATGAAGATAATAAGTAA